From Salarias fasciatus chromosome 5, fSalaFa1.1, whole genome shotgun sequence, a single genomic window includes:
- the LOC115388868 gene encoding lumican has product MALLCCCMLVLLGGLGSARATADPDMDYGGVPLWINRLLGEPSVMSLQGRMDPAWFRANNPQACPQQCDCPIQWPTALYCDHRGLAHVPDSLPGRTQYLFLQANNISSLSSSVLANVTDLYWLILDHNQLQSDKLEHASLQNQTRLRYLFANHNRLRSVPGGLPAGLRQLRLAHNRISSISAGAFKNLHNLSVLLLQGNRLQTIAEGELGGLGSLSLLDLSGNRFSSVPRYLPSSVQQLYLSNNSLSGLDADSFAGFLDLKYLRLSHCGLQSSGVHSGVFNSSSLVELDLSYNKLTSIPTVPTTLQYLYLEANTIQEFNVTSFCREVGPLSYSRMKILRLDGNELSYHLLPADWVFCLRVLHRIYI; this is encoded by the exons ATGGCCCTCCTGTGCTGCTGcatgctggtgctgctgggtgGTTTGGGCTCCGCTCGGGCCACTGCTGACCCCGACATGGACTACGGCGGCGTCCCCCTGTGGATCAACCGCCTGCTGGGCGAGCCCAGCGTCATGAGTCTGCAGGGCCGGATGGACCCGGCCTGGTTCAGAGCGAACAACCCCCAGGCCTGCCCGCAGCAGTGCGACTGTCCGATCCAGTGGCCCACGGCTCTCTACTGCGACCACAGAGGTCTGGCGCACGTCCCCGACAGCCTGCCGGGCAGAACGCAGTACCTCTTCCTCCAG GCCAATAACATCTCAtcgctgtcctcctctgtcctcgcCAACGTTACTGATCTATACTGGCTGATCTTGGACCACAACCAGCTCCAGAGTGATAAGCTGGAGCACGcctccctgcagaaccagacccgaCTGCGCTACCTTTTCGCCAACCACAACCGCCTGCGGTCGGTCCCCGGCGGTCTGCCGGCCGGACTCCGGCAGCTGCGGCTGGCCCACAACCGAATCAGCAGCATCAGCGCAGGCGCTTTCAAGAACCTGCACAACCTgagcgtgctgctgctgcaggggaacCGGCTGCAGACCATCGCAGAGGGAGAGCTCGGAG GTCTGGGAAGTCTCAGTCTTCTGGACCTGAGTGGAAATCGTTTCTCATCCGTCCCAAGATATTTACCTTCCTCAGTCCAGCAGCTCTACCTGTCAAACAACTCGCTGTCTGGCCTGGACGCAGACAGCTTCGCAGGATTCCTGGACCTGAAGTATCTTCGTCTGAGTCACTGCGGTCTGCAGAGCAGTGGCGTCCACTCAGGGGTTTTCAACTCCTccagcctggtggagctggatCTTTCCTATAACAAGCTGACTTCCATTCCCACAGTGCCCACCACGCTGCAGTACCTCTACCTGGAAGCAAACACAATTCAAG AGTTCAACGTAACAAGTTTCTGCAGAGAGGTGGGACCGCTGTCCTACTCCAGGATGAAGATCCTCCGACTGGACGGGAATGAACTGTCCTAccatctgctgcctgctgattGGGTCTTCTGCCTGCGAGTGCTTCATCGTATTTACATTTGA